TAGAACCTTTTTCTGAGGGGGATAGATTTTGGATACTCCCGCCATCGAAAAGATGATTTTTTCTGAGCTCATGGGTTGTTTTTAACTTGTTCTGACTGAATCGGCAAAGATGGCAAAAATATCCCTTTCTTAGGATAAGTGCGCTGTAATTGATTATTTTGCGCAAAATTGAGAACAACCACCTATAACCTATTGCAGTGAGATGGAACATCCCTATGGATATATTAAAGACGGTAAGGTCTTTTTAAAAGGATTTTTGGGCAAACCCGATCGGGAAATCGGTGAAGTAAAGGAAGACGAAACCTCTACTCTCAATTATTTTGAAGCACGATTTGAGCAAATTAAAGATAAGGTAGCCAAGCTGAAGGCAGATATTCAGGAAAACCAAAACAAGGGTTCTTTCTTGATGAAGCTTATTCACCTTCGTGACTCACTTTTTGAATCTGATGCCTTGGGTGATTTTATACCACTCATCGAAGAACTCAACGAGCAAGAAGCCTATCTGAATGAAATCATCCAATCCAATAGAACTAAAAATCTTGAGGTCAAGAAAGGGTTGATTCTGGAGGCAGAAGCCATGAAGAATGACACCGATTGGAAGGAGACTGCTGAAAAATTCAAAGAATTAAAACTCCGCTGGATCAAAACCGGTCCTGTCGATAAGGAAATCCACGAAGAAATTGAGAAAGAATTTAACGATGCGGTGCAGACATTCTTTGAAAACCGTCGTCATTTCTTCGAAGGACTCGCACTACAAGCTGAAGAGAATATCAAAGTGTATGAGGCGCTAGTCGTGCAAGCAAGAGAAGCGCATGATCTTCCAGATGCCAAAATGGCTTTTGAGATTTCAAAACGAATCCAAAAAGAATGGAAGGAGGCTGGCAAAGTGCCTGCTGAAAAGAGACAGCCTCTTTGGGATGAGTTTTCAAAATTGAATAACCGCATATTCTCACGATACAAACGAGGATTAAATCCAGGACCACAAATGCATCCTCGTGAAGTCCTGAAAAAAATTGAGGCTATGGTGGAGGAATTGAAAAAAATGGCCCATCAGCCAAGTTCATTTCAGATCACCTCAAGGGCAAAGGCGATTCAAGAAGATTGGAAAAAACTGCCACAGCGAAAACCAAAGGAAGCCAACCTCCCGGCGCGCTCCTACCAGTTTTTCATGGACATCATTTTCGAAAAAGCCTTTTTGGAAAAACTCTCCCATAGTAAGTACGAGGACTTTGATCAGAAGCCAATAACCGAGCAAAATCAGATCAAATCATCGATTCTAAAAGATCTTCTTCACCGAGATCAAACCGAACTGGAGACCATGCAAAGCAATTCCGAAAACTTCAGGGTACAGACTCCTGACTTCGAAATGATGATGCGCAAAAAACTTTCTGGCCTCAAAAGAAAAGTAGATGTAAAAAACTATATTTTGAAGCAACTTTCTCCTCGATAATGAGTAGAAACTACTTATCAAAAAAATCCGTATTCTTGCAACCTTAAAAATCCGGAACACCTTTAAAATTAACGCTATGTACTGGACACTTGAACTAGCTTCCTATCTTGAGGACGCTCCTTGGCCAGCCACCAAGGATGAGCTTATTGATTATGCCATCCGATCTGGCGCCCCACTTGAAGTAGTGGAAAACCTTCAAGAGCTCGAAGACGACGGAGAGCCTTACGAGACCATCGAAGAAATCTGGCCGGATTACCCGACTAAGGATGATTTCTTCTTTAATGAAGACGAATATTAATTGTAAAACCCCGGAAATCCGGGGTTTTACTTTTTACAGGCCTAGCACTTGCTTGAGTCGGGAATATCCAGTTTTGCTAACTGGCACTTTTTGCATAGTTCGGAGTTTGACAAAATAGCTATCCCGTTCGTAGGGCTCAATCCCTGAGATTTCTTGAATATTCACCATAAAGGATCGGTGAACCCTTGCAAATCGTGCAGGATCTAAACTTTCCTCAAGATGCTTCATGGTCATTTTTTTCAAAAATTTACCCGAAGCCGTATGAATTCCGATGTAATCATCCTCCGCCTCAAAATAAATCACTTCCTGTACAGGAATTACTTTGATGTCATTTTTGACTCTTACCACCAGTCTATTATTCTTTTCGGCTAATAAGTGAGCGTCAGGATCAGCCTCTTTTTCTGGTTCTTTCTCCGAAAAAGAAAGAAATCTATCTATAGCCTGGGCAAATCTATCTTTTGAAAATGGCTTCAACAGATAATCTAACGCTTTGGCATCAAATGCCTTTAGCGCGTACTGGTCAAACGCCGTGGTAAAAATAACCGCTGGAGGTTCTTCCAAGAGTTCGAGCATTTCAAATCCGGTGATTTTGGGCATTTGAACATCTAAAAAGATCAAGTCAGGCTGATGCAAATGAATGGCCTTGAGTCCTTCAAATCCATCATGACAGACTTGGACTACTTCTACTTCTGCGTAATTCCGCAAAAACTCTTGGATTATCCCAGCCGCAAGGGGCTCATCATCTATAATTATTGCTTTAATCATTGAAACTGTGGGATCTTTAATTCGACACTGAATCGACCATCGGAATGTTCCTTTTTCAACAAATCATTCCGACCAAATAATAAATATAATCGCCGCTCCACCGAGCTAAGGCCAAAGCCTGTTCCCGCTTCGGTGGTCACTTCCGAATCGTAAGGGTTTGAAATTCGGACTATCAAATACTTTTCTTGTTCATGCGCTGAAAGGTCAATCCCAACTTCACCTGTCACCCCATACAAGCCATACTTTATCGCATTTTCCAAAAGTGGCTGAATCAGCAATGGAGGAATTTTAGCACCTAGTACTTTTTCGTTAATGGTCATCGAAACTTGCAATCGGTGTCCAAATCGAACCTTTTCAATTTCCAGATACATTCTCAAATAATCCAACTCCTCCTGAAGGGAAATTTTTGTGGTGGTATCTTTTCGGATGGTACCTCTCAGGAAATCAGAAAGTAAAATCACCATTTCTCTTGCCTTTTCAGGCTGAGCTACCACCAAAGCATTAATGGAATTGAGGCTATTGAACAAAAAATGAGGCTGAAGTTGCTGTCGCAGTTGAGCCAATTCAGCGTCTTTAGACAATTGAAGCATTTTTGCTTCCCGTTTATTTAGCTCCTCCTGCTGTTCAATTTTGGAGACGGCTAAGGCCAGAAAAGCAATCAATTGATCGGCTAACCCTAAAACCATCCATCTTAGGTTCCGGCTATTTTCTAACAGCTCCCAATAGACTGTTTCCTCTTCAAACCACCATTTTAGGAGAAACTGATGAGTCCAAATACTTAAGCTACTGAGCGCCACTGGAACCAAAAAAACTAACCACAGATTTTTCCCTTTTGGAGAAAAAAGTCCAAAAACCCGATCCAAAATCCAGATTCCTCCGACGAAAAGCAGTGAAAAGAAGAACCCATCGGTTAATGCGATTTCGGATTCTATCCCGCTGGAATCGAGTAAAAAGAAAGTCCCCGAAAGCCAGATTATTCCGGCTCCGGGGAGGATTAATTTACCAAGATTAGGATTTGAAAAAGCGTTAAAAAGCAAGGCTAGGAGTAGTTAATAGTTGGTTTAAGGTCGTTAAAAGGATTTAATTTCCAAACCTCCAAAAAGAATCGTTCCCTTGAGAATGACCACTTTGGTGGTATCAACTCCGCCTTCACGGAAAAATCGCTTGTCTTCCAATCCGGCTGCAATATTGGTCACCTCGGTACGAACATCCCAGTGAGGAGGCACGACCATTTTGACTCCACCGAAAATGATATCCACTTGAATGGTCACCACTCCATTGAAATCCGACTGACTTAAATCTATATCTGCACCCCCAAAGGCTGCTGTGATTTTTCCACCTTGAAAATTTTTGGTCATCATTCGTCGATTGACACCACTGAAAATCGCGTCAATATTCAATCGATCTGCAAAAGAAGTTCCGGTAGTACGAGTAAATCCTTCTCCAGAATTTTTGCTTGTGCCTTCATTTTCATCGACCACTTTTGCCTCTTCTACTTTACTCGAAGAGAAAGAGCTTGTTGATGAATTAGATCGATTTTTCTCCCAGCTGTTTCGTATCTCATCCAACACGCGATTTTCACGCTTTTTCTGAGTTACCAAATAAATCCCAAGGATAATCAATCCGACAGGCCAGATGTATTGTCCTAGCCCAAAGTCGAAATCAAATTCATTTCGAAGGAGAAAATAACTACCAATAAATAAAGTTACCGCTCCAAAGAAACTTCTAAACTCATGTTTGATAAGTGTAAAAGTACCTACTGCAATTAAAATCATCGGCCAAGAAAGAACCCAGCCAGGAATGAAAAATCCAAGCTTTCGAAGGAGGAGAATCACACCTATAAAAATGATTATGATCCCAAATACAATCGAGCCGTCATTGTTTTTGTGTTTGTAAGGTTTCATGATGTTGTTGTTTAAAATGATGATCAAAACTACTTTCTAACCATCTCCCTTACTATATTCAATAGGCGACTACTCCCAAAAAGTCGGTAAACCCCGTAATCGAGTCGGTGAAAATTCAATTTAATCTTCAGAATCTTTCTGCTGTCGGTAAAAAAGAAAGTCCCCATACTCTAAATCCTCAGGGGTGGTGATTTTAATATTCTCCGGATTCCCCTCAAAAAGAGTCACTTGCCAGCCCATAGCTTCATAAACAGTCGCATCATCGGTAAATTGATCTGACTCTGGCGTTAAAAATGCCTGTTTGATTTTCTCCAACTGAAAAGTTTGGGGTGTTTGAACCAACCGAAATACTTGACGATCCTGGAATTCACTACCACCGTCACTGGAAACTTTTCGGATCGAATCTTTCAGTGAAATAACAGGGATAGCACTTCCTTGGGCTTCTGCAATTCTAAAGCTTTCTTGAATCACTTTCTTAGAAACGAATGGTCGGACTCCATCATGAATGGCAACGACTCCCCGATCAAAGTTCACGGCATTCAATCCATTTTTGACCGATTGAAATCGTGAAGCACCGCCAG
Above is a window of Algoriphagus sanaruensis DNA encoding:
- a CDS encoding DUF349 domain-containing protein, producing MEHPYGYIKDGKVFLKGFLGKPDREIGEVKEDETSTLNYFEARFEQIKDKVAKLKADIQENQNKGSFLMKLIHLRDSLFESDALGDFIPLIEELNEQEAYLNEIIQSNRTKNLEVKKGLILEAEAMKNDTDWKETAEKFKELKLRWIKTGPVDKEIHEEIEKEFNDAVQTFFENRRHFFEGLALQAEENIKVYEALVVQAREAHDLPDAKMAFEISKRIQKEWKEAGKVPAEKRQPLWDEFSKLNNRIFSRYKRGLNPGPQMHPREVLKKIEAMVEELKKMAHQPSSFQITSRAKAIQEDWKKLPQRKPKEANLPARSYQFFMDIIFEKAFLEKLSHSKYEDFDQKPITEQNQIKSSILKDLLHRDQTELETMQSNSENFRVQTPDFEMMMRKKLSGLKRKVDVKNYILKQLSPR
- a CDS encoding DUF2795 domain-containing protein: MYWTLELASYLEDAPWPATKDELIDYAIRSGAPLEVVENLQELEDDGEPYETIEEIWPDYPTKDDFFFNEDEY
- a CDS encoding LytR/AlgR family response regulator transcription factor, with the protein product MIKAIIIDDEPLAAGIIQEFLRNYAEVEVVQVCHDGFEGLKAIHLHQPDLIFLDVQMPKITGFEMLELLEEPPAVIFTTAFDQYALKAFDAKALDYLLKPFSKDRFAQAIDRFLSFSEKEPEKEADPDAHLLAEKNNRLVVRVKNDIKVIPVQEVIYFEAEDDYIGIHTASGKFLKKMTMKHLEESLDPARFARVHRSFMVNIQEISGIEPYERDSYFVKLRTMQKVPVSKTGYSRLKQVLGL
- a CDS encoding sensor histidine kinase codes for the protein MLFNAFSNPNLGKLILPGAGIIWLSGTFFLLDSSGIESEIALTDGFFFSLLFVGGIWILDRVFGLFSPKGKNLWLVFLVPVALSSLSIWTHQFLLKWWFEEETVYWELLENSRNLRWMVLGLADQLIAFLALAVSKIEQQEELNKREAKMLQLSKDAELAQLRQQLQPHFLFNSLNSINALVVAQPEKAREMVILLSDFLRGTIRKDTTTKISLQEELDYLRMYLEIEKVRFGHRLQVSMTINEKVLGAKIPPLLIQPLLENAIKYGLYGVTGEVGIDLSAHEQEKYLIVRISNPYDSEVTTEAGTGFGLSSVERRLYLLFGRNDLLKKEHSDGRFSVELKIPQFQ
- a CDS encoding LiaF transmembrane domain-containing protein, giving the protein MKPYKHKNNDGSIVFGIIIIFIGVILLLRKLGFFIPGWVLSWPMILIAVGTFTLIKHEFRSFFGAVTLFIGSYFLLRNEFDFDFGLGQYIWPVGLIILGIYLVTQKKRENRVLDEIRNSWEKNRSNSSTSSFSSSKVEEAKVVDENEGTSKNSGEGFTRTTGTSFADRLNIDAIFSGVNRRMMTKNFQGGKITAAFGGADIDLSQSDFNGVVTIQVDIIFGGVKMVVPPHWDVRTEVTNIAAGLEDKRFFREGGVDTTKVVILKGTILFGGLEIKSF
- a CDS encoding 2-C-methyl-D-erythritol 4-phosphate cytidylyltransferase, translating into MNKAAILVAGGKGTRMGTARSKQFLEIGGLPVLMHTIKAFLQAEPKLDLILVLPQDQFLLWEELCQEFRFDLSHRIVAGGASRFQSVKNGLNAVNFDRGVVAIHDGVRPFVSKKVIQESFRIAEAQGSAIPVISLKDSIRKVSSDGGSEFQDRQVFRLVQTPQTFQLEKIKQAFLTPESDQFTDDATVYEAMGWQVTLFEGNPENIKITTPEDLEYGDFLFYRQQKDSED